From Azospirillum baldaniorum, the proteins below share one genomic window:
- a CDS encoding SPOR domain-containing protein, whose product MRYEGDANYASDPYGTPPQRGGRRGLLGLGLAVVGIVAFAGAIVVVYSGKGQSTPDGGPPLLTADSAPTKARPEQPGGMEVPHQDKLVYERLNDRGSKSQIERLLPPPEEPLPRPVVAPQLPPSPTLPEAPAVAQLPPPPPGSTTTVPRQDSEGAPPAAAPAPPPAVAALPAPAPAAPAPKPQPAPPTAKPAPAPPQAQTPPQTPPAAAPKPQPAPPVAAAPAPQPAPAPAKASGGGNWRVQLAAVRSEAEASTEWKRLTSRYGAALGGLSMQVAKADLGEKGIFYRIQGVGLDEERAKSVCAQLKSQNVGCVVVRP is encoded by the coding sequence ATGAGGTATGAGGGCGATGCCAACTACGCCAGCGATCCCTACGGCACGCCGCCGCAGCGGGGAGGTCGGCGCGGTCTGCTCGGCCTCGGTCTGGCGGTGGTCGGCATCGTGGCCTTCGCCGGCGCCATCGTCGTGGTCTACAGCGGCAAGGGGCAGAGCACGCCGGACGGCGGCCCGCCGCTGCTGACGGCCGACAGTGCGCCGACCAAGGCCCGCCCGGAGCAGCCCGGCGGCATGGAGGTGCCGCACCAGGACAAGCTGGTCTATGAGCGGCTGAACGACCGTGGGTCGAAGTCGCAGATCGAACGCCTGCTGCCGCCGCCGGAGGAGCCGCTGCCGCGGCCGGTCGTGGCCCCCCAGTTGCCGCCGTCGCCGACCCTGCCGGAGGCGCCCGCGGTGGCCCAACTGCCGCCGCCCCCGCCGGGCTCCACCACCACGGTGCCGCGCCAGGACAGTGAGGGGGCGCCGCCCGCCGCCGCTCCGGCTCCGCCGCCCGCCGTGGCCGCCCTTCCGGCCCCGGCACCGGCGGCTCCGGCGCCCAAGCCGCAGCCCGCGCCGCCCACTGCCAAGCCGGCTCCGGCTCCGCCGCAGGCCCAGACGCCTCCTCAGACGCCGCCCGCCGCGGCGCCCAAGCCGCAGCCTGCGCCGCCGGTGGCCGCCGCCCCGGCTCCGCAGCCGGCACCCGCTCCGGCGAAGGCGTCGGGTGGGGGAAACTGGCGCGTCCAGCTCGCCGCGGTGCGCAGCGAAGCCGAGGCATCGACGGAATGGAAGCGCCTGACCAGCCGCTACGGCGCGGCGCTCGGCGGTCTGTCCATGCAGGTCGCCAAGGCCGATCTGGGCGAGAAGGGCATCTTCTACCGCATCCAGGGCGTCGGCCTCGACGAGGAGCGCGCCAAGTCGGTCTGCGCCCAGCTCAAGTCCCAGAATGTGGGGTGTGTGGTTGTCCGTCCCTGA
- the argS gene encoding arginine--tRNA ligase, producing MNIFKVFENDIRKLLDELAAEGQIPAGLDTARLTVEPPREAAHGDLSTNAAMILAKPAGKPPRALAELLVAKLKTRPDVASAEIAGPGFVNLRLTADVWRDRIRDVLTAGTAYGESTLGGKRPVNVEYVSANPTGPLHAAHGRGAVFGDALAALLEKAGYAVAREYYINDAGAQVDVLGRSTFLRYREALGEDIGEIPAGLYPGEYLKEVGQALAERDGNKWVGADEADWLPACRDFAIATIMEWIKEDLGVLGVRMDVYSSERALVKAGAVDTALKALEDRGLIYVGVLEPPKGKKPDDWEPRPQTLFKSTDFGDDVDRPLKKSDGSFTYFSNDIAYHYDKHRRGFDLQIDVWGADHGGYVKRMQAATTAITEGKASLDVKLCQLVHLMKNGEPVKMSKRAGTFVTLRDVIEEVGRDVVRFIMLTRRNDQTLDFDFAKVVEQSKDNPVFYVQYAHARCRSVLRHAATALPGADLSLAALAARANLARLDSEEEMALAKRMATWPRLVESAAEAHEPHRVAFYLYDLASDFHALWNKGRDDTSLRFLIEGDEEVTVARLALVSAVATVIASGLAVMGVEPVEELRS from the coding sequence ATGAACATCTTCAAGGTCTTCGAGAACGACATCCGCAAGCTGCTGGACGAGCTGGCCGCCGAGGGCCAGATCCCGGCGGGGCTCGACACCGCGCGCCTGACGGTGGAGCCGCCGCGCGAGGCGGCGCACGGCGACCTGTCGACCAACGCGGCGATGATCCTGGCCAAGCCGGCGGGCAAGCCGCCGCGTGCGCTGGCCGAGCTGCTGGTGGCGAAGCTGAAGACCCGCCCCGACGTGGCGAGCGCCGAGATCGCCGGTCCGGGCTTCGTGAACCTGCGCCTGACGGCCGACGTCTGGCGCGACCGCATCCGCGACGTGCTGACCGCCGGCACCGCCTATGGCGAGAGCACGCTGGGTGGCAAGCGTCCGGTGAACGTCGAATACGTGTCGGCCAACCCCACCGGCCCGCTGCACGCGGCCCACGGCCGCGGCGCCGTGTTCGGCGACGCGCTGGCCGCGCTGCTGGAGAAGGCCGGCTACGCCGTCGCCCGTGAATATTACATCAACGACGCCGGCGCCCAGGTCGATGTGCTGGGCCGCTCGACCTTCCTGCGCTACCGCGAGGCGCTGGGCGAGGACATCGGCGAGATTCCGGCGGGCCTCTATCCCGGCGAGTATTTGAAGGAGGTCGGGCAGGCCCTGGCCGAGCGCGACGGCAACAAGTGGGTCGGCGCGGACGAGGCCGACTGGCTGCCGGCCTGCCGTGACTTCGCCATCGCCACGATCATGGAATGGATCAAGGAGGACCTCGGCGTCCTCGGGGTCCGCATGGACGTCTACAGCTCCGAACGCGCGCTGGTGAAGGCCGGGGCGGTGGACACGGCGCTGAAGGCGCTGGAGGACCGCGGCCTGATCTACGTCGGCGTGCTGGAGCCGCCGAAGGGCAAGAAGCCCGACGACTGGGAGCCGCGTCCGCAGACCCTGTTCAAGTCCACCGACTTTGGCGACGACGTCGACCGCCCGCTGAAGAAGTCGGACGGTTCCTTCACCTACTTCTCCAACGACATCGCCTATCACTACGACAAGCACCGCCGCGGCTTCGACCTGCAGATCGACGTGTGGGGAGCCGACCATGGCGGCTACGTCAAGCGCATGCAGGCGGCGACCACGGCGATCACCGAGGGCAAGGCGTCGCTGGACGTGAAGCTGTGCCAGCTCGTCCATCTGATGAAGAATGGCGAGCCGGTGAAGATGTCCAAGCGCGCCGGCACCTTCGTGACGCTGCGCGACGTGATCGAGGAGGTTGGCCGCGACGTCGTCCGCTTCATCATGCTGACCCGCCGCAACGACCAGACTCTGGATTTCGACTTCGCCAAGGTCGTCGAGCAGTCGAAGGACAACCCGGTCTTCTACGTGCAGTACGCCCACGCCCGCTGCCGCTCGGTGCTGCGTCACGCCGCGACGGCGTTGCCGGGGGCCGACCTGTCGCTGGCGGCGCTGGCCGCCAGGGCCAACCTCGCCCGCCTCGACAGCGAGGAGGAGATGGCGCTGGCCAAGCGCATGGCGACCTGGCCGCGCTTGGTCGAATCCGCCGCCGAGGCGCATGAGCCGCACCGCGTGGCCTTCTACCTCTACGACCTCGCCAGCGACTTCCACGCGCTGTGGAACAAGGGCCGCGACGACACCAGTCTGCGCTTCCTGATCGAGGGTGACGAGGAGGTGACGGTGGCCCGTCTGGCGCTGGTCAGCGCGGTCGCCACGGTGATCGCCTCCGGCCTCGCCGTGATGGGCGTGGAGCCGGTGGAGGAATTGCGGTCATGA